A window from Mangifera indica cultivar Alphonso chromosome 2, CATAS_Mindica_2.1, whole genome shotgun sequence encodes these proteins:
- the LOC123208569 gene encoding putative disease resistance protein RGA3, translating to MAEAVVSGVLQQLISIIGQETQQEVKLVFCVHKEVEKLRSNLEAIEVVLVDAEDKQVKDKNVRLWLDRLKQASYDIEDVLDEWNYAILKQNVDGTFPKKKVCFFFPSSCFSFKQVSLRIHLAIEIKEVSEKLDVIGKQKEMYGFNVITSVEKSDRVQTTSFVDVSEIYGQDDCKSILIDKLCANSEQRLPIISLTGMGGIGKTTLAQFAYNHDMVINSFDKRIWVCVSEPFDEYRIAKAIIESLGGLTKDLSELQSLYQHISTLIQINKFFLVLDDVWTEDFKKWEPLYHCLKNGAHGSKILITTRKKSVVGMMGSIDIIDVQRLSDDGCWLLFKQLTFFGRSAEECEKLEEIGKKISNKCKGLPLAVKTLGSLLRFKKHWEEWKHVLDSELWKLEKIEEDVFRPLLLSYNDLPYMIKRCFVYCVVFPKDYGIDKDDLIKLWMAQGYVKEEQEDKAMEIVGEEYFDYLASRSLFQEFRKDDENNVSGCKMHDLVHDFAQFLNKNECVHIEVDGFKKPPISSFNREKVCHVMTTICSEGLFPDSIFSLRRMHSFLYNSEDSGHSLPPNILPKLFGELTCLRALSITGKWQLNSLIKEIPKEVGKLIHLRYLNLRHLNVRKLPETLCGLYNLQTLDISHCHQLEELPQGMEKLINLRHLENGQTWSLRYIPKGIQRLSNLRTLRYFVVSDSNDENTCSLEGLKYFNLFGELHIGKLGNVSDVEEVERSPLKNQKSLFGLTLNFHKDDDGRERRNEENETLLEILQPSLNLEKLKIVSYRGWHGEQSKFEVHVSVSDMSEIAYLYVYVYVYVYGGLDHIPIFLEVPF from the exons ATGGCTGAAGCAGTTGTTTCCGGTGTCTTGCAGCAGTTGATTTCAATCATTGGTCAAGAAACACAACAAGAGGTGAAGCTGGTTTTTTGTGTCCACAAAGAAGTCGAAAAGCTTAGGAGCAATCTCGAAGCAATTGAAGTTGTGCTGGTTGATGCAGAGGATAAACAAGTGAAAGACAAAAATGTAAGACTTTGGTTAGATCGGCTCAAACAGGCTTCCTACGACATTGAAGATGTGTTGGATGAGTGGAACTACGCCATTCTAAAACAAAACGTAGATGGTACCTTTCCTAAGAAGAAGGTGTGTTTCTTCTTTCCCTCCTCTTGCTTTTCATTCAAACAAGTTAGTTTACGTATACACCTTGCAATCGAGATAAAAGAAGTAAGTGAAAAGCTAGATGTCATTGGGAAACAAAAAGAGATGTATGGTTTTAATGTGATTACAAGTGTTGAAAAGTCAGATCGTGTACAAACTACTTCATTTGTGGATGTGTCTGAGATATATGGTCAAGATGACTGTAAGAGCATTTTAATAGATAAGTTGTGTGCGAACAGTGAACAACGCCTCCCTATCATCTCTCTTACGGGAATGGGAGGCATTGGAAAGACAACTCTTGCTCAATTTGCTTATAATCATGATATGGTGATTAATAGTTTTGACAAAAGAATATGGGTATGTGTTTCAGAACCTTTTGATGAGTATAGAATTGCTAAAGCAATTATTGAGTCTTTAGGAGGTTTAACTAAGGATTTAAGTGAACTGCAATCTCTTTATCAACATATTAGTACACTAATccagataaataaattttttttagtgttaGATGATGTGTGGACTGAGGATTTCAAAAAGTGGGAACCATTGTATCATTGTTTAAAAAATGGTGCCCATGgaagtaaaattttgattacCACACGCAAGAAGTCGGTTGTAGGAATGATGGGTTCGATTGATATTATCGATGTTCAAAGGTTGAGTGATGATGGATGTTGGTTGTTGTTTAAGCAATTAACATTTTTTGGTAGATCCGCTGAGGAATGTGAAAAATTAGAAGAGATTGGCAAAAAGATTTCAAATAAGTGTAAGGGTCTGCCTCTTGCTGTAAAAACATTAGGAAGTCTCTTGCGCTTTAAAAAACATTGGGAAGAGTGGAAACATGTCTTAGATAGTGAATTatggaaacttgaaaaaattgaagaagatgttTTCCGACCATTATTATTAAGTTATAATGATTTACCTTATATGATAAAAAGATGTTTTGTATATTGTGTTGTCTTTCCTAAGGATTATGGAATAGATAAAGATGATTTGATTAAACTATGGATGGCTCAAGGATATGttaaagaagaacaagaagataaGGCAATGGAGATAGTTGGAGAAGAGTATTTTGACTATTTAGCTTCACGATCATTATTCCAAGAGTTtagaaaagatgatgaaaataatgtGAGTGGATGTAAGATGCACGATTTAGTGCATGACTTTGCtcaattcttaaataaaaatgaatgtgTCCACATAGAAGTTGATGGGTTTAAAAAGCCACCCATAAGCTCTTTTAATCGTGAGAAAGTTTGTCACGTGATGACAACAATTTGTAGTGAAGGTTTATTTCCTGATTCCATATTTAGTTTAAGAAGGATGCATAGTTTCTTATATAATAGTGAAGATTCTGGGCATTCATTGCCTCCTAATATCTTACCAAAATTATTTGGTGAATTGACATGTTTAAGGGCATTAAGTATAACTGGAAAGTGGCAGCTAAATAGTTTGATTAAAGAGATTCCTAAAGAAGTAGgaaaattgatacatttgagATATCTTAATTTAAGGCATTTAAATGTGAGAAAGCTTCCCGAAACATTATGTGGATTATATAATTTGCAAACTTTAGATATTAGTCACTGTCATCAACTAGAAGAATTGCCTCAAGGGatggaaaaattaataaacctaAGGCATCTAGAAAATGGTCAGACTTGGTCATTAAGATACATCCCAAAAGGAATTCAAAGATTGAGTAATCTCCGAACCTTAAGGTATTTCGTGGTAAGTGATAGTAATGATGAGAATACATGTAGTCTTGAAGGTTTGAAATACTTTAATCTCTTTGGAGAGTTACATATAGGCAAATTGGGAAATGTATCAGATGTGGAGGAGGTTGAAAGATCACCCCTTAAGAATCAGAAAAGCCTCTTTGGTTTGACACTTAATTTCCATAAAGATGATGATGGAAGAGAGAGGAGAAATGAGGAGAATGAAACACTTCTTGAAATCCTACAACCATCTTTAAATttggagaaattaaaaatagtgaGTTACAGAG gttGGCATGGAGAGCAGAGTAAGTTTGAAGTCCACGTTAGTGTTTCGGATATGAGTGAGATAGCCTATctttatgtttatgtttatgtttatgtCTATGGAGGGCTAGACCATATTCCTATTTTTCTGGAAGTTCCATTTTAG